From the genome of Deinococcus apachensis DSM 19763:
TGGAGCGTGTTGGCGACGCTCAGGAGTTCTCCGGTGGGTCGGATGACGACATCCAGGCGAGCCTGACAAACGTCGATGCCGACGAACAGTTCTTCGGACATACGAACCTCCTGGGGACGGTCCAGTACAGCCCGGCCTTGCATACGAGGTGGACTCCGTCAACCGTTCGGGCTTGGACTGGGGGGCCAGCACGGTGACCCAGCTACAGGACGGTCTCGAAGATCGACGGTGTTTACGGCCTCCCGTGCTGCGTCCCGGTTCAGTTATAGCCCCGGCCTTATACAACGGTGTTTCTGCGATGAAAGCACCTGGGTGCCGACCCCCTTACGATAGCTTGCAGACGGCGCTGCAGTCTGCCTTTCCTCTGGACGCGCGTCGCCTGGCGGTTCTCACCGCCCTGGTCCTGGCGATGATTCAGGCGCGAACAGTTGTGCTTTATGCGCTGAAAACGCACGTGCAGCTCCTGGGCTCACTGGAGGTGCGTTACCAGCGGCTCCTGCGCTTCGTGCCATTCCAGGTGCCGGACGGCCTGTTCACCCGCTTTGCCCTGCAGTGCCTGCCCGAGGGCCCCCTCGACCTGATCCTTGACCGGACCAACTGGAAGCTGGGAGGGCACCACGTGAACATTCTGCTGCTCTGGGCCGTGTGGAACGGCTTCAGCTTGCCCCTGGTGTGGTCGCTGCTCCCACATGGCGGTTCAAGTTCGCAGGCGACACGCGAAGCGCTCATGGAGCGCTTCTTTGCAGCTTGCCCAGGCCGCACGTTTGGCGGACTGCTCGCCGACCGGGAGGTCATCGGCAAAGACTGGTTTGCGTTCCTCACTCGACACCGCCTCGACCCCTGTATTCGTCTGCCAGCGACCGCCACAGTGGGCAGGTATGGCCTGCCCGTC
Proteins encoded in this window:
- a CDS encoding IS4 family transposase, with product MKAPGCRPPYDSLQTALQSAFPLDARRLAVLTALVLAMIQARTVVLYALKTHVQLLGSLEVRYQRLLRFVPFQVPDGLFTRFALQCLPEGPLDLILDRTNWKLGGHHVNILLLWAVWNGFSLPLVWSLLPHGGSSSQATREALMERFFAACPGRTFGGLLADREVIGKDWFAFLTRHRLDPCIRLPATATVGRYGLPVWACFKKLQPSEVRIWSRPLVVYGVALRVSATKNAAGETLYLAHRGRASTNLRRYARRWQAENLHSAVKTRGFNLEDTGLTRAERVSTLLIAVSVAFIWACLTGELLASRMPCPFSARNTDTARLFRLGLDHLQDLLLHPSPTSWWALSALMPRFEG